A genome region from Labrus mixtus chromosome 9, fLabMix1.1, whole genome shotgun sequence includes the following:
- the LOC132980222 gene encoding calmodulin regulator protein PCP4-like, whose translation MSERQGSGAVAANNKTSGAQDASKTDVPEDIDIDMDDPETEKAAVAIQSQFRKFQKKKRHEKS comes from the exons AGACAAGGATCTGGAGCAGTTGCTGCTAATAACAAGACATCTGGAGCACAAG atgCTTCCAAGACGGACGTTCCAGAAGACATTGACATCGACATGGATGACCCTGAGACTGAAAAGGCAGCCGTTGCCATTCAGTCTCAGTTCAGGAAGTTCCAGAAGAAGAAACGTCATGAGAAGTCCTAG